The Streptococcus sp. DTU_2020_1001019_1_SI_AUS_MUR_006 sequence GCGACAGTTCTGTTAAATCTGACAAAGCCTTATCTAAGCGTAGTCCGCCTGTTTCAATTTTAATTTCCATTCATTTCCTCTTTTAGCATTGCAAGCAATAACACAACTACTCCTACTGTCAGATAACTATCAGCTACATTGAATATGGCAAAATTAACAAAGTCTAAGTGAAACATATCCACGACAAATCCTTGACTGATACGATCGATAAAGTTTCCTAGGCCACCTGCAATAATCAAAACTAGTCCAAAGACAGTCCAGAAAGAATCCTCTATATGCTTATGCAAATACCAGATAGCTCCTACCATGACCACTAAGGTAATCACTGCAAAAAACCACTGTTGATCTTGAAGCATAGAAAAGGCTGCCCCCCTATTTTGCAGATAGGTTAAACTAACTAGATTTGGAATCCATGACTTGATTTCACCAAGAGCAATATTTTGAACGACGTACGCCTTTACAAATTGATCTAAGATAATCAAGGCTGCTATAATCCCTGCAATTATTCCTCTTTTTTTCATGCTTTCCTCTTCTGATCAAAATACTCTTGCATAACCTCTACAAATAAAGTCCCTGCTTGGCTCAAGTCTACTTCCTCACGTTTTACATAAACCATGCGATTATTGAGATTATCATTTAATGGAATAACGGTGATCCCGTTCACACTATTGCTATCTAAGAATCCAGATCCAGTCGCATAAGCATTTGTTCTTTCAAGAATCCCATTTAAGGTAGCGCGGTCAGTTACGTTAAACATTTGAGAGCTAGCACTTGTATCTACAAAGTTCTCTGAGTAATAAAGATACTCATCCTTTTCTTGCGTGAATCGAACTGTTGGTAAATCTGCCAAATCCTCCATAACCAACTCTTTTTTCTTGGCTAAAGGATGTCCTTCACGCAGATAGATATGCGTCTGGAAAGAAATCAACTCAATCACTTCAAGACCTAGCTTTTCAACCCGTTGCATGATTCCTTTTTGGTTTTGATTATTAAGGTAGATAATTCCAATCTCACTATGTCCTTGGGCTACTTCATCCAAAATCTGAACAGTTGTAGATTCAAAAATACGAAAATTCTTATAGTCAGGATACTGTTGCGAAAAAGCTGTAATGGTTGGTGGCAAGAAATCATAGTGCTGGCTGGCTATTGAAAACTCATCTTTCTCCTCTTCAGGATTGGCATACTGATTTTGGAAAACATCAAATCCTTTAACCAACTCTTGTGCCTTTTCATAAAATTCCATCCCACGACGTGTAAGAAAAGTTCCTGAACTGGTTCTGCGGAAAATCTTAAAGCCAAGCTCTTTTTCCAAGTCTCTTACAGAAATAGATAGACTGGGTTGGCTAACGTACATCTTCTCAGCCGCTTCACGAAAAGTACCACTATTAGCAATAGCTACAACGTAGCGTAATTGTTGAATATTCATGATTTCTCCTTCGATTTCTATCTTATCATTATACCATAAATCAAGCCTATCCAACAAAGGAAAATTATGTGTCCTAGACTTCTTAGCAAAGTAAACAAAAAACACCTTTAAAGCTAGACCCAAAATCCAACTAAAAAGGGGTGTTATCAAATGCGATTATTTAGCTGCTGCGTAGAGTTCGTCTACTTTATTCCAGTTGATAACTGAGAAGAAAGCTTTGATGTAGTCAGGACGAACGTTGCGGTATTTCACGTAGTAGGCATGTTCCCAAACGTCCAAGCCCAAGATTGGTTTTTTACCTTCTGAGATTGGTGTGTCTTGGTTTGCTGTTGAAGTCACTTCAAGTTTACCTTCTTTGTTAACAACCAACCAAGCCCATCCAGAACCGAAACGAGTTGTTGCTGCTGCAGTAAAGGCTGCTTGGAATTCTTCGAATGAACCGAAAGTTTCATCGATTGCTGCTGCAAGTTCTGCTGATGGAGCTGTTTTCTCAGGAGTCATCAATTCCCAGAAAAGAGCATGGTTCAAGTGTCCACCACCATTGTTGATAAGCGCTTGACGAATATCAGCTGGGATAGATTCTACGTCAGCAAGCAAAGCTTCAAGGTCTTCACCGATTTCAGGGTGTTTTTCAAGAGCTGCATTTGCATTGTTAACGTAAGTTTGGTGGTGTTTGTCATGGTGCAAGTGCATTGTTTCAGCATCGATGTATGGTTCTAATGCATCGTAAGCGTATGGAAGATCTGGTAAGATAATAGCCATCTGTAATACCTCTTTTTCTTTCTATATAATGATGATAACGCAATCATCCTATTTTTTCAAGTTATTTGCTCAATTTGACTGGCTAGCAATCTGTAATAGAGCCTTCTCAAACAGGTAGCCTTTCTGATAAACTCCTGTCTTAATTTGATAATCAGCTTGGATGAGATAACGAATAGAATTCTGGAGAAAATCAAGGGATAGTCTTCGAGAATCACGAAGGGCAAATTTGATTTGATAGGGATTAGGATTGCGACCAAGATAGTGACCCAAACTGCTGACCATCTGGGACTCTGTCTGACCAGATTCTTGCAAAATTTTCACTTGTGTATAGAGTCTGAACTGTCCCAACATAATGGCAATCAGTTTAATCTCATCTTCTCCCTGCAAAGTCAAATCTTTCACTAAGTCCCTTGCTTGATCTATCTTCTTCGCTAGGATGAGCTGGGTTAAGTCAAAGATATTATCCTGCAAAGTCTTTGGAATGGCTTCAACAATATCTTCTTCTGTTATCAGACCACCATCCTTATAAGACAGTAAGAAGAGCAGGTTTTTCTGAATTTCACTGAATTGAAAACCTGACTTGATAAGTAACTGTTCAAAGGATTTTCCATCAAAGGTAAGTCCTTGTTCCTGAGCCCACTTTTGAAAATATGCTCGTATTTCTTGTTCTTTTGGCTCGATGGCTTCAAAAATCTTGGCATCCCTCTTGAGTAATTTGACTAAACGTCTCTTACTATCCAGCTTCCCTTCAGCAAAAATAACTAATTTACTCGTCGGAGATGGGTTTTCCAAATATTCTTCAAAAGCCTTAAGCTCGTCATCAGATAGATAGCGCTTTTTAGCTGTTGTTATATCGAGAAAATGATCTAAAATAACAATTTTTTCATCCGCAAAGAAAGGAAGACTGACCAGCTCTAGTTCCAAGCTTTTGTAGTCTACTTCTTTCATATCAAAATAAGCAAAGTTCAAATCAGCAGGATCGTAGCCGATTTGTTTGAGAACCTGTGTTTTCATGACGTCATACTGGCCTTGATCGCCCCCTGTAAACAGGGTCAAACTCGGAAGGTTCGCTAAGGACAGCTTTCGGCTTTCTTCTATGACTAGCATCTATTCTCCTTTCTTTTTAGTTTCGCTTTTCTTTAATCAATATAATTCAATTTCCCACGGAAATCTTCAAGGTTTTCATAACCTTTTTCCGTCATAATTTCTTTGAATTCCTTTGTAATACGTTCAAAAGAACCTACTCCTTCTTTATGAAGAGTAGTTCCTACCTGCACCATGCTGGCACCACATAGGATATGTTCAAAGGCATCACGTCCTGTTAATACTCCACCTGTTCCGATGATTTGGATTTCTGGATTTAAGCGTTGATAGAAAGCATGAACATTTGCAAGGGCAGTAGGTTTGATGTATTCTCCGCCAATCCCACCAAAGCCATTCTTAGGACGAATCACGACTGACTCATCTTCAATATAAAGACCATTTCCGATAGAGTTAACACAGTTGACAAACTTGAGCGGATATTTGTTAAAGATCGCTGCCGCTTGATCAAAATGAACAATATCAAAATAAGGTGGAAGCTTAATTCCTAAAGGTTTTGTAAAATACTCAAAGACTTCTGATAAGATACGATCTGTAGTTTCAAAGTCATAGGCAATCTG is a genomic window containing:
- the lspA gene encoding signal peptidase II — encoded protein: MKKRGIIAGIIAALIILDQFVKAYVVQNIALGEIKSWIPNLVSLTYLQNRGAAFSMLQDQQWFFAVITLVVMVGAIWYLHKHIEDSFWTVFGLVLIIAGGLGNFIDRISQGFVVDMFHLDFVNFAIFNVADSYLTVGVVVLLLAMLKEEMNGN
- a CDS encoding LysR family transcriptional regulator — translated: MNIQQLRYVVAIANSGTFREAAEKMYVSQPSLSISVRDLEKELGFKIFRRTSSGTFLTRRGMEFYEKAQELVKGFDVFQNQYANPEEEKDEFSIASQHYDFLPPTITAFSQQYPDYKNFRIFESTTVQILDEVAQGHSEIGIIYLNNQNQKGIMQRVEKLGLEVIELISFQTHIYLREGHPLAKKKELVMEDLADLPTVRFTQEKDEYLYYSENFVDTSASSQMFNVTDRATLNGILERTNAYATGSGFLDSNSVNGITVIPLNDNLNNRMVYVKREEVDLSQAGTLFVEVMQEYFDQKRKA
- the sodA gene encoding superoxide dismutase SodA — its product is MAIILPDLPYAYDALEPYIDAETMHLHHDKHHQTYVNNANAALEKHPEIGEDLEALLADVESIPADIRQALINNGGGHLNHALFWELMTPEKTAPSAELAAAIDETFGSFEEFQAAFTAAATTRFGSGWAWLVVNKEGKLEVTSTANQDTPISEGKKPILGLDVWEHAYYVKYRNVRPDYIKAFFSVINWNKVDELYAAAK
- the holA gene encoding DNA polymerase III subunit delta, with amino-acid sequence MLVIEESRKLSLANLPSLTLFTGGDQGQYDVMKTQVLKQIGYDPADLNFAYFDMKEVDYKSLELELVSLPFFADEKIVILDHFLDITTAKKRYLSDDELKAFEEYLENPSPTSKLVIFAEGKLDSKRRLVKLLKRDAKIFEAIEPKEQEIRAYFQKWAQEQGLTFDGKSFEQLLIKSGFQFSEIQKNLLFLLSYKDGGLITEEDIVEAIPKTLQDNIFDLTQLILAKKIDQARDLVKDLTLQGEDEIKLIAIMLGQFRLYTQVKILQESGQTESQMVSSLGHYLGRNPNPYQIKFALRDSRRLSLDFLQNSIRYLIQADYQIKTGVYQKGYLFEKALLQIASQSN
- a CDS encoding dihydroorotate oxidase, which translates into the protein MVSTKTQIAGFEFDNCLMNAAGVACMTIEELEGVKNSAAGTFVTKTATLEFRQGNPEPRYQDVPLGSINSMGLPNNGLDYYLNYLLELQEKEPNRTFFLSLVGMSPEETHTILKKVQESDFRGLTELNLSCPNVPGKPQIAYDFETTDRILSEVFEYFTKPLGIKLPPYFDIVHFDQAAAIFNKYPLKFVNCVNSIGNGLYIEDESVVIRPKNGFGGIGGEYIKPTALANVHAFYQRLNPEIQIIGTGGVLTGRDAFEHILCGASMVQVGTTLHKEGVGSFERITKEFKEIMTEKGYENLEDFRGKLNYID